In Methanomicrobium antiquum, one DNA window encodes the following:
- a CDS encoding glycosyltransferase yields MKKVIIITFYFSQKEIIASVRLRGIAKYLPEFGWDPTIITIKQTNDDKYLFDHNKYNLVETDYRDIYSFIKLFFGIDPNKTINESLNIQNGNHLSNLFGYLCQIINEFLCYPDREKSWYKDGLEAGIKSIENYDCEALISSSSPVTTHLIAHTLSEKYNLPWIADLRDLWTQNHYYLHSKIRRIIETRLEKKILKTADALSTVSDPLNNLLSKRYSEKKIFTIPNGFDPEKMNPGVPLSKVYTITYTGSIYKRWMDPEPLFKALSELIFEETINASEISINFYGRFDFWLEDKVAKYNLEDIVKFHGQVPHDVAIRKQWESQILLLLTWNNPEEKGIYTGKVFEYLAAKRPILSLGFSGGVVTRLITDTNAGFHVSNEYEIKNFLIKSYNEYKKNGFVQYNGIQSEIDKYSHYEMARKFSEALDVISLR; encoded by the coding sequence TTGAAAAAAGTTATAATAATCACTTTTTATTTTTCTCAAAAGGAGATAATTGCCTCTGTTCGACTTAGAGGAATTGCGAAATATTTACCAGAATTTGGTTGGGATCCAACAATTATTACTATAAAACAAACAAATGATGATAAATATTTATTTGATCATAATAAATATAATTTAGTTGAAACTGATTATAGAGACATTTATTCATTTATAAAATTATTTTTTGGAATTGATCCCAACAAAACTATTAATGAATCACTTAATATACAAAATGGTAACCATTTAAGCAATTTATTTGGATATCTCTGTCAAATAATAAATGAGTTCTTATGCTATCCTGATAGAGAAAAAAGCTGGTATAAAGATGGTTTAGAAGCAGGAATAAAATCAATTGAAAATTATGACTGTGAGGCGTTAATAAGTTCATCATCTCCAGTTACTACACATCTTATTGCTCATACTCTTTCTGAAAAATATAATCTACCCTGGATTGCCGATCTTCGGGATCTTTGGACTCAGAATCACTATTATCTTCATTCAAAAATTAGAAGAATAATTGAAACGCGTTTAGAAAAAAAAATACTCAAAACAGCAGATGCATTATCAACTGTTTCAGATCCATTGAATAATTTATTATCTAAGAGATATTCTGAAAAAAAAATTTTTACCATTCCAAATGGATTTGATCCGGAAAAAATGAATCCCGGAGTTCCTTTGAGCAAAGTTTACACAATAACATATACAGGATCTATATATAAAAGGTGGATGGATCCTGAGCCACTTTTTAAGGCATTGAGTGAATTAATCTTTGAGGAAACAATAAATGCAAGTGAGATTTCTATAAATTTTTATGGTAGATTTGATTTTTGGTTAGAGGATAAAGTTGCAAAATATAATCTGGAAGATATTGTTAAATTTCATGGACAAGTACCCCATGATGTTGCGATAAGAAAACAATGGGAGTCTCAGATACTTCTTCTCTTGACTTGGAATAATCCTGAAGAAAAAGGTATATATACTGGGAAAGTATTTGAGTACCTTGCAGCAAAAAGACCAATACTTTCTCTCGGATTTTCTGGAGGAGTTGTTACTAGGCTTATCACCGATACTAATGCAGGTTTTCATGTTTCAAATGAATATGAAATTAAAAATTTTTTAATAAAGAGTTATAATGAATATAAAAAAAATGGATTTGTACAATATAATGGGATACAATCAGAAATAGATAAATATAGTCATTATGAAATGGCTAGAAAATTTTCAGAGGCACTAGATGTTATTTCTTTAAGGTAG
- a CDS encoding lipopolysaccharide biosynthesis protein, producing the protein MSYKKFIKDVGIIGITQATTSLAAFLLLPLITKTLGPYDYGIWAQISVTVSLLTPLGIMGLQMSAVRFLSAEKDKQKIQESFYSILLFVFVTSLIISSAVFLLSDNIASFILQDESASYYVKAGAGLILLGAVGQIVFIMLNYFCNGRDLIKFGTPFNLKWTNKIDY; encoded by the coding sequence ATGTCCTACAAAAAATTCATAAAAGATGTCGGAATAATCGGCATAACGCAGGCAACAACATCACTTGCAGCGTTCCTGCTACTGCCACTCATCACAAAGACACTTGGGCCGTATGATTATGGTATATGGGCACAGATTTCTGTTACTGTCTCCCTGCTCACACCTCTTGGCATTATGGGACTTCAGATGTCAGCGGTCCGGTTCTTATCGGCTGAGAAGGATAAGCAAAAGATTCAGGAGAGTTTCTATTCAATACTTCTGTTTGTATTTGTAACAAGCCTGATCATCTCATCAGCTGTCTTTTTATTATCGGACAATATTGCATCCTTTATTCTCCAGGATGAAAGTGCTTCATATTATGTCAAAGCCGGCGCCGGGCTGATTCTTCTTGGTGCTGTGGGGCAGATTGTATTTATAATGCTAAATTACTTCTGCAATGGAAGGGATTTGATAAAATTTGGAACACCTTTTAATCTTAAATGGACTAATAAGATAGATTACTGA
- a CDS encoding oligosaccharide flippase family protein, giving the protein MSKLVNKIIKIIEEIPLASRIFSYILKNPLYKGVLVLGSGTAIAQIIGIITMPVITRLYTPDDLGVLAVYSSILAIVGIGATLRYEFAYALPKEDNDAANLFGLCLIILFITTIILGFLLFFGRELLVNFFDMSIIEPYILFLIIGFIGMGLYTTLNYWAIRQRDYKRITYTKVNQGASGSVCKIILGIVSFGPMGLILGHIVSQIAGIGTLARSMWIKDKENLKSISFSGMKSVAKRYKSFPIYNFPASIVNTISLQMPPLALLILYNSEIVGYYALAHMLMVLPGSVISQSMGQAYLGEASKMVREKSPELRSLYVRTLKHLSIIAIPLIGIPALFAPFLVPIIFGEAWVEAGWYCWPLALFVVMQFIVSPISQMLIFGLNYINLLWDIIRLSSIFGIFYVSYELNFSVILTLILYSVMMTLMYCLLVLFNIYAIKVLSMKKRYK; this is encoded by the coding sequence TTGAGCAAATTAGTTAATAAAATTATAAAAATAATTGAAGAAATTCCTTTAGCATCCAGAATTTTTTCTTACATATTAAAAAATCCACTTTATAAAGGTGTTCTTGTCCTTGGCAGCGGTACTGCAATTGCTCAGATAATTGGAATTATTACAATGCCAGTTATTACACGCCTCTATACTCCTGATGATTTGGGTGTGCTTGCGGTTTATTCATCAATATTGGCAATTGTTGGAATTGGAGCTACTTTGCGTTATGAATTTGCTTATGCTTTGCCAAAAGAGGATAATGACGCAGCAAATCTTTTTGGTCTGTGTTTAATAATTCTTTTTATTACAACAATAATTTTAGGATTTTTATTATTTTTTGGAAGAGAGTTGCTTGTTAACTTTTTTGATATGAGTATTATTGAACCATACATCTTGTTTTTAATTATTGGATTCATAGGTATGGGTCTTTATACAACTCTGAACTATTGGGCAATAAGACAAAGGGATTACAAAAGAATTACTTATACAAAAGTAAACCAGGGAGCCAGCGGTTCAGTATGTAAAATAATTCTTGGCATCGTTTCTTTTGGACCAATGGGACTTATTTTGGGACATATTGTATCCCAGATTGCCGGTATTGGCACTCTTGCACGTTCAATGTGGATAAAGGATAAGGAAAATCTAAAAAGTATTTCTTTTAGCGGGATGAAAAGCGTTGCAAAAAGGTACAAAAGTTTTCCAATTTATAATTTCCCAGCTTCCATAGTAAATACAATTTCATTGCAAATGCCGCCTCTTGCTCTTTTAATACTGTATAATTCTGAGATTGTAGGATATTATGCACTTGCACACATGTTGATGGTTCTTCCGGGAAGTGTTATTTCTCAATCAATGGGGCAGGCGTACTTGGGAGAAGCCTCAAAAATGGTCAGAGAGAAATCACCGGAACTTCGATCATTGTATGTTAGAACGCTTAAACACTTGTCAATTATTGCTATACCTTTGATAGGGATACCTGCTTTGTTTGCACCATTTTTAGTTCCTATAATCTTTGGAGAAGCATGGGTTGAAGCCGGGTGGTATTGTTGGCCGTTGGCCTTGTTTGTTGTTATGCAATTTATTGTTTCTCCAATCTCTCAAATGTTAATTTTTGGTTTAAATTATATTAACTTATTGTGGGATATAATACGTTTATCAAGCATATTTGGTATTTTTTATGTATCTTATGAATTAAATTTTTCTGTAATATTGACGTTGATCTTATATTCAGTAATGATGACATTGATGTATTGTTTATTGGTTCTGTTTAATATTTATGCAATAAAAGTGTTGTCTATGAAAAAAAGATATAAATAA
- a CDS encoding methyltransferase domain-containing protein produces the protein MNFDFHIHSDYSYDSDSKIEDIVKEAKKKGLNGIAITDHETIKGALEAININHDPEFQIIIGSEIKTEYGDIIGLFLKDEISSRNFIEVIHEIKNQDGIVVLPHPYRGTKIQNIINNELLEHIDLIETFNSRTGRYDNFYAEELAQKYNKPTIGGSDAHCLSEIGLVSIKCDLDTDLKEQLLDNKCQIKKTNLSYSYQIAHSRYIKEKKKNKTISALKERLKEQFLYFFRVEQDFFIPEVIPNDKLQNKLDQHIKYYNSWIWRYQHRQRIDNVISLLPSFNVNNNSKVLEVGCGRGPYTNILANLSSSVCAIEYSTREIKEAKKYIEQSGLIDNVTLIIADAQFLPFKNDTFNFVLCSEVLEHLNQPKTGVSEIYRVLIPGNKALISMPNLISYFWMKNRIQVEIKNKIFRKKIPIDPHVSYPYWRIINLIKTSNFKIKVLNGTHLFSGGLIFGYLIQNHPMCVKYLNKLEKKFKKGFLFSFFFVKIEK, from the coding sequence ATGAATTTTGATTTTCACATACATTCAGATTATTCTTATGATTCAGATTCTAAAATAGAAGATATTGTAAAAGAGGCCAAAAAAAAGGGTTTAAATGGAATAGCAATTACAGATCATGAAACAATAAAAGGTGCATTGGAAGCTATAAATATTAATCATGATCCTGAATTTCAAATAATTATAGGTTCTGAAATAAAAACTGAATATGGAGACATTATAGGACTCTTTTTAAAAGATGAAATTTCATCAAGAAATTTCATTGAAGTTATACACGAGATAAAAAACCAAGATGGAATTGTTGTTTTACCACATCCGTATAGAGGAACCAAAATCCAGAATATAATAAATAATGAATTATTAGAACATATTGACCTCATAGAAACATTTAATTCTAGAACAGGAAGATATGATAATTTTTATGCTGAGGAATTGGCACAGAAATACAATAAGCCTACAATAGGAGGTAGTGATGCACATTGCTTATCAGAAATTGGATTGGTTTCCATAAAATGTGATTTGGATACAGATTTAAAGGAACAATTATTGGATAATAAATGCCAAATAAAAAAGACAAATCTTTCATATTCATATCAAATAGCTCATAGCAGATATATAAAAGAAAAGAAAAAAAACAAAACTATCTCTGCACTAAAAGAAAGATTAAAAGAGCAATTTTTATACTTTTTTAGAGTTGAACAAGATTTCTTTATTCCAGAAGTTATTCCTAATGATAAATTACAGAATAAATTAGATCAGCATATAAAATATTATAACTCTTGGATATGGCGGTACCAACATAGACAGAGAATAGATAATGTAATATCTTTATTACCAAGTTTTAATGTCAATAATAATTCTAAAGTTTTAGAAGTTGGATGTGGCAGAGGTCCATATACAAATATTTTAGCTAATTTAAGTAGTTCAGTATGTGCAATTGAATATTCAACCAGAGAGATAAAAGAGGCTAAGAAATATATTGAACAAAGCGGACTCATTGATAATGTCACCCTTATAATTGCTGATGCCCAATTCCTTCCATTTAAAAATGATACTTTCAATTTTGTATTGTGTTCAGAGGTTTTAGAACACCTAAATCAACCTAAAACAGGAGTCAGTGAAATTTATAGAGTACTTATTCCTGGCAACAAAGCTTTAATCAGCATGCCTAATCTAATCAGTTATTTCTGGATGAAAAATCGCATACAAGTAGAAATTAAAAATAAAATATTTAGGAAAAAAATACCAATAGATCCACATGTGAGTTATCCATATTGGAGGATAATTAACTTAATTAAAACATCCAATTTTAAAATAAAAGTCCTTAATGGTACGCATTTATTCTCTGGAGGATTAATATTTGGATATCTTATTCAAAATCATCCTATGTGTGTCAAATATTTAAATAAATTAGAAAAAAAATTTAAAAAAGGATTTTTATTTTCATTTTTTTTCGTTAAAATTGAAAAATAA
- a CDS encoding ATP-grasp domain-containing protein, which produces MIKVLITDAQYKHTLGAVRNLNKKGYYIIAGSQSKNALSFFSKYCNEKLIYPDPKNVDEFTKFLIKYLENNHIDVLLPIGYNTTVAISKRKNELIKYTHIPVADFNVMEIASNKDKTMKLASKLDLITPKEYNEKEKIERFPVVAKGIYESGNIQYINSQKDFLKLKLSNYIIQEYIPGEGYGFYALLNHGNVKAIFMHKRLREYPITGGSSTAAMNTYDEELMNLGLKLLKALKWHGVAMVEFKKDSRDNQFKLMEINPKFWGSLDLSTTAGVDFPELAIKMALGEEFDPVMTYDQNTKFRWLFPDDTIHLFANPRSFGSYMKDFFDKNTYGNVQFDDIKPNIIQIFNTFFYLLIHIKNRNLKYPHGKPEV; this is translated from the coding sequence ATGATTAAAGTTCTGATTACAGATGCTCAATACAAACACACACTTGGTGCTGTTAGAAATCTAAATAAGAAAGGATATTATATTATTGCAGGTTCTCAAAGCAAAAATGCACTTTCATTTTTTTCAAAATATTGTAATGAAAAATTAATATATCCCGATCCTAAAAATGTTGATGAGTTCACTAAATTTCTAATTAAATATTTAGAAAATAATCATATTGATGTTCTTCTTCCTATTGGATACAATACTACAGTTGCAATTTCTAAAAGGAAAAATGAATTAATAAAATATACTCATATTCCTGTAGCAGATTTCAATGTTATGGAAATTGCTTCCAATAAAGACAAAACAATGAAATTAGCTTCAAAATTGGATCTAATTACACCTAAAGAATATAATGAGAAGGAAAAAATTGAAAGATTTCCTGTAGTTGCAAAGGGAATATATGAATCAGGTAATATTCAATATATCAATAGTCAAAAAGACTTCTTAAAACTAAAATTATCTAATTATATAATACAGGAATATATTCCAGGTGAAGGTTATGGATTTTATGCCTTGTTAAACCATGGTAATGTAAAGGCCATATTTATGCATAAAAGATTAAGGGAATACCCAATAACCGGTGGTTCCAGTACTGCTGCAATGAACACATATGATGAAGAGTTAATGAATTTGGGATTGAAATTATTAAAAGCTCTGAAATGGCATGGAGTTGCAATGGTAGAATTCAAAAAGGATTCTCGGGATAATCAATTTAAACTAATGGAGATTAACCCAAAATTCTGGGGTTCACTTGATTTATCAACCACTGCAGGGGTGGACTTTCCAGAACTTGCAATTAAAATGGCATTAGGCGAAGAATTTGATCCTGTAATGACATATGATCAAAATACAAAGTTTAGGTGGCTGTTTCCTGATGATACTATACATCTTTTTGCAAATCCCAGATCATTTGGATCATATATGAAAGATTTCTTTGATAAAAATACATATGGGAATGTCCAATTTGATGACATTAAACCGAATATAATTCAAATTTTTAATACTTTTTTTTATCTACTTATTCATATAAAGAATAGAAATCTCAAATATCCACACGGAAAACCAGAGGTATAA
- a CDS encoding polysaccharide deacetylase family protein, whose translation MNQDYLELIKSHPELWDHFTRKEEYSSEFRDRFDRFPYYLSKTRNIFEPNVSEFLFKSGYTPKYPDGKKFAVCLTHDIDSVYRKFPAKCYHIAKSTYKKDKTEFSKNIKTIFNKKQPLCNFEEIMDLEEKYGAKSSFYFLALKPGDQDYTYDIMDLKDEIRNIKDRGWEVGLHGGHEAYNSYEKICEEKKRLEDALGSKVIGYRNHFLHFKTPDTWEHLARAGFKYDTTFGYADCVGFRNGMCHPFRPYNLNTNEFINITEIPLAVMDCTILHSYMKLNYDTAMNLAKRMIDKVAELNGVFTLLWHNTYLQSGTPELRFYEKILNYCQQNDAWITDGKSIQSTYENKLLDSVKI comes from the coding sequence ATGAATCAGGACTATCTTGAACTAATTAAAAGTCATCCGGAGTTATGGGATCATTTTACACGAAAAGAGGAATATAGTTCTGAATTTCGGGATCGATTTGACAGATTTCCATATTATCTGAGTAAAACCAGAAATATCTTTGAACCAAATGTATCTGAATTTCTCTTTAAATCCGGCTATACGCCAAAGTATCCGGATGGTAAAAAATTCGCTGTCTGCCTGACTCATGATATTGACAGCGTTTACAGAAAATTTCCTGCCAAATGCTACCATATCGCCAAATCCACCTATAAAAAAGACAAAACTGAATTTTCTAAGAATATAAAGACTATTTTTAATAAAAAACAACCTCTCTGCAACTTTGAAGAGATAATGGACCTGGAAGAAAAATACGGTGCAAAATCAAGTTTTTATTTTCTTGCTTTAAAACCCGGTGATCAGGATTATACATATGACATCATGGACTTAAAGGATGAGATAAGAAATATCAAAGACAGGGGATGGGAAGTAGGTCTTCACGGAGGTCATGAAGCCTACAATTCCTATGAAAAGATCTGCGAAGAAAAAAAGAGGCTTGAAGACGCTCTTGGATCAAAAGTCATTGGCTACCGAAATCATTTTCTTCACTTTAAAACACCGGATACCTGGGAGCATCTTGCCCGTGCCGGATTTAAGTATGACACAACATTTGGATACGCAGACTGTGTTGGTTTTCGGAATGGCATGTGTCATCCATTCCGGCCATACAACTTGAACACAAATGAATTCATCAACATAACAGAAATTCCACTTGCAGTTATGGACTGCACAATACTACACTCATACATGAAGTTAAACTACGACACGGCAATGAACCTTGCAAAAAGAATGATAGACAAAGTCGCAGAGCTAAACGGTGTTTTTACACTATTATGGCACAACACATATCTGCAAAGTGGCACACCGGAACTCAGATTCTATGAGAAAATACTAAACTACTGTCAACAAAATGATGCCTGGATTACTGATGGGAAAAGTATTCAATCTACTTATGAAAATAAACTTTTGGATAGTGTGAAAATATGA
- a CDS encoding UDP-N-acetyl glucosamine 2-epimerase, translating to MKIVSIVGARPQFIKCAPVSRELRKENQEILVHTGQHYDANMSDVFFEQLNIPKPDYHLNIGSASHGEQTGKMLIEIEKVLITEKPDMVLVYGDTNSTLAGALAASKLHIPVAHVEAGLRSFDRTMPEEINRIMTDHISDLLFCPTQTAVDNLAKEGITQGSNASIMQETNGEGGKGSGKGKGKVKVKGKGVYLTGDVMFDALRYNLKIAEDKSTILKDLNLTEKNYFVATVHRPSNTDIEENLRNIIGAFSEIIKRSSCPTIFPVHPRTVKFLKSYGLYENLPENLILLEPLPYLDMLLLMSKANKIMTDSGGIQKEAYILNIPCITLRENTEWVETLQGGRNILTGADREKIVQAVFDCETDKLFNSEIFGKGDSAVDIVSEIASFYSENT from the coding sequence ATGAAAATAGTATCAATAGTCGGTGCACGTCCGCAGTTTATTAAGTGTGCACCGGTATCAAGAGAGCTTAGAAAAGAAAATCAGGAGATTTTGGTTCATACCGGCCAGCACTATGACGCCAATATGTCAGATGTTTTTTTTGAGCAGTTAAATATCCCAAAACCTGATTATCATCTCAATATTGGTTCAGCAAGTCATGGTGAGCAGACCGGAAAGATGCTAATTGAAATTGAGAAAGTCTTAATCACAGAAAAGCCGGACATGGTTTTGGTTTACGGTGATACCAACTCAACTCTTGCAGGCGCTCTTGCCGCATCAAAGCTTCACATTCCCGTTGCACACGTAGAAGCAGGTCTCAGGTCCTTTGACAGAACAATGCCTGAAGAGATAAACAGGATTATGACTGATCATATCTCAGATTTGCTTTTCTGCCCAACTCAGACTGCGGTTGATAATCTTGCAAAGGAAGGGATAACACAAGGCAGCAATGCGTCAATAATGCAGGAAACCAATGGAGAGGGCGGTAAAGGCAGCGGTAAAGGCAAAGGTAAAGTTAAAGTTAAAGGTAAAGGGGTTTATCTAACAGGCGATGTAATGTTTGATGCTCTTCGGTACAATCTGAAAATTGCTGAAGATAAATCTACGATTTTAAAAGACCTGAACCTGACCGAAAAGAATTATTTTGTTGCAACAGTTCACCGGCCTTCAAACACGGACATTGAAGAAAATCTGAGAAATATAATTGGAGCATTTTCTGAAATAATAAAAAGAAGTTCATGTCCTACCATATTTCCTGTTCACCCAAGAACTGTCAAATTTTTAAAAAGCTACGGCCTTTATGAAAATCTTCCTGAAAATTTAATTCTTTTAGAACCTCTGCCATACCTTGACATGCTTCTTTTAATGTCAAAGGCAAACAAAATCATGACAGACTCAGGAGGAATTCAAAAAGAAGCATATATTTTGAATATTCCATGTATAACACTCAGAGAGAATACTGAATGGGTTGAGACTCTTCAAGGCGGTCGTAATATTCTAACAGGAGCTGACAGGGAAAAAATTGTTCAGGCAGTTTTTGATTGTGAAACTGATAAACTTTTTAATTCAGAGATATTTGGCAAAGGGGATTCTGCAGTGGATATTGTATCTGAAATTGCCTCATTTTACAGTGAAAACACATAG
- a CDS encoding nucleotide sugar dehydrogenase: MPSEGSINFFKPVEKIGVIGMGYVGIPSAVLFADVPHFKKVYGFQRNSESSGYKIDMLNSGISPLKGDEPGLKDLLKKVVSENKFECTSDFSKISECDVITLAIQTPFKNRDSLIPDFTPLKDGLEKTGRYMSKGSLVVLESTITPGTTEGMAKEILETESGLVAGKDFFLAHAPERVMVGRLLQNIREHDRIVGGISSYKPSDSGEKLILDGPDSPSTKRAIELYSPVLTKGKIIPMSATAAEVTKTAENTFRDLQIAAANQLALYCEAMGINFYDVFRGVDSLKGEGITRAMLLPGAGVGGHCLTKDTYHLERGIKIAAENSAKIANTGLNAGSPDPLDFPKGKDSLYVLARQINDFMPHHMLTLTKSALRRAGKDIKGSKIALLGWAFLANSDDARDTPSEVYYNLCKEEGACVFIHDPHVLKYPGVEISQSPEDVLKGADAVAILAGHREYYQMRPEIISGLINLKNGNPVIIDGRNVILPDAWIDKGFVYKGIGRGDKNGHPVRLDIPTGG, from the coding sequence ATGCCATCTGAAGGAAGCATAAATTTTTTTAAGCCTGTTGAAAAAATTGGCGTTATTGGAATGGGTTATGTCGGGATTCCTTCTGCAGTCTTATTTGCAGATGTACCTCATTTTAAGAAGGTATACGGATTTCAGAGGAATTCAGAGTCGTCAGGATATAAGATTGACATGCTCAATTCCGGCATTAGTCCTCTTAAAGGGGATGAGCCGGGACTAAAAGATCTTTTGAAAAAAGTTGTTTCTGAGAATAAATTTGAGTGTACATCTGATTTTTCAAAAATTTCTGAATGTGATGTAATAACACTTGCAATACAGACTCCCTTTAAAAACCGCGATTCTTTGATTCCTGATTTTACACCATTAAAAGACGGTCTTGAAAAAACCGGACGATATATGTCAAAAGGCTCTTTAGTTGTTTTGGAATCAACAATTACTCCCGGAACAACAGAAGGAATGGCTAAAGAAATTCTTGAGACAGAGTCAGGCCTTGTTGCAGGAAAGGATTTTTTCCTTGCACATGCACCGGAAAGGGTTATGGTTGGAAGATTATTGCAGAATATCCGTGAGCACGACAGAATTGTCGGCGGTATCAGTAGTTATAAACCCAGTGATTCCGGAGAAAAATTAATTTTGGACGGCCCTGACTCACCGAGCACAAAGCGTGCGATTGAATTATATTCACCAGTCCTTACAAAAGGAAAGATAATCCCTATGAGTGCAACGGCAGCGGAAGTGACAAAGACTGCCGAGAACACATTCCGGGATTTACAGATTGCCGCGGCAAACCAGCTTGCACTTTACTGCGAGGCTATGGGAATTAACTTCTATGACGTTTTCAGAGGTGTTGATTCACTGAAGGGTGAAGGAATTACACGTGCAATGCTTCTTCCCGGTGCCGGTGTCGGAGGACACTGCCTGACAAAGGATACTTATCATCTTGAAAGAGGTATTAAAATTGCCGCTGAAAATTCTGCTAAGATTGCTAACACCGGCCTGAATGCCGGATCCCCTGATCCTCTTGATTTCCCAAAAGGAAAGGATTCACTCTATGTTCTTGCAAGGCAGATTAACGACTTCATGCCGCATCATATGCTTACCCTTACCAAGTCTGCTCTCAGACGTGCCGGAAAAGATATTAAAGGCTCTAAGATTGCACTTCTCGGCTGGGCGTTTCTCGCAAACTCTGATGATGCAAGGGACACTCCCTCTGAAGTCTATTACAATCTCTGCAAAGAAGAAGGTGCATGTGTTTTTATACACGACCCTCATGTCCTGAAATATCCGGGTGTTGAGATTTCACAGTCACCTGAAGATGTTTTAAAAGGTGCGGATGCGGTTGCAATTCTTGCAGGGCATCGGGAATATTATCAAATGAGACCTGAGATTATCAGCGGTCTGATTAATCTTAAGAATGGAAATCCGGTAATAATTGACGGAAGGAACGTGATTTTGCCTGACGCCTGGATTGACAAAGGTTTTGTTTATAAGGGGATTGGACGAGGGGATAAGAATGGTCATCCGGTTCGCTTAGATATTCCCACAGGGGGGTGA
- a CDS encoding Gfo/Idh/MocA family protein — protein MDVGVIGTGIMGKNHARIYSELKGVDSVKVFDLNEKSAKSVAETIEGEAVTSVEKLLKGVDCVSMCVPTPYHFETAKRVADFGVGMLIEKPICLNSKEGDELLKIFPKDLIVGVGHIERFNPIISEILRIITNPIYIEIQRHNPASARVTGSSVLEDLMIHDIDLIQNMFTDKKCRIAGCSGNFDVFSALFESNGTTISLSASRKSSKKIRSMYVEEEEFTVEGDFMSRDVYIHRKPENYSIEHDRYVQENIVEKVLVNKDEPLKVELKTFIDCIKTGKQFPVTPQQANDNLKTCEELKRRCHLKEA, from the coding sequence ATGGATGTCGGAGTAATCGGCACCGGCATCATGGGAAAAAACCATGCACGCATATATTCAGAGTTAAAAGGTGTTGATTCTGTAAAGGTCTTTGATTTGAATGAAAAATCTGCAAAATCTGTTGCAGAAACGATTGAAGGTGAGGCAGTAACATCAGTTGAAAAACTTCTGAAAGGAGTTGACTGTGTCAGTATGTGTGTCCCGACACCATATCATTTTGAGACAGCTAAAAGAGTGGCTGATTTTGGTGTTGGAATGCTTATTGAAAAACCAATATGCTTAAATTCAAAAGAAGGAGATGAACTCCTAAAAATTTTTCCAAAAGATCTGATTGTAGGAGTAGGTCATATTGAAAGATTTAATCCAATAATCAGTGAAATTCTAAGAATAATTACAAATCCAATTTATATTGAAATTCAAAGGCATAATCCTGCATCTGCAAGGGTTACCGGAAGTTCTGTTCTGGAAGATCTGATGATCCATGATATTGATTTGATTCAGAATATGTTTACAGACAAAAAATGCAGAATTGCCGGATGCTCCGGAAATTTTGATGTTTTTTCAGCCCTTTTTGAATCAAACGGAACTACAATATCACTCTCTGCAAGCAGAAAATCATCTAAAAAAATCCGCTCCATGTATGTTGAAGAAGAAGAGTTTACAGTAGAGGGCGATTTTATGTCAAGAGATGTCTATATCCACAGAAAACCTGAGAACTACTCAATTGAACATGACAGATACGTACAGGAAAATATCGTTGAAAAAGTTTTGGTAAACAAAGATGAACCGCTAAAAGTCGAATTGAAAACTTTCATCGACTGCATCAAAACAGGAAAACAATTTCCTGTAACACCACAACAGGCCAATGACAATCTAAAGACATGTGAAGAGCTGAAGAGAAGATGCCATCTGAAGGAAGCATAA